Sequence from the Thioclava sp. GXIMD4216 genome:
TTTGCTGCTGGACGAGCCGACCGAAGGTATCCAGCCCAATGTTGTCCAGCAGATTGAAGACGCCCTGCGGCGCGTGCGCAGCGAGCTGGGGGTGACCATTGTCATCGTCGAGCAATATCTCGATTTCGCATGGTCCTTTGCCGATGACTATTGCGTGCTGCAACGCGGGCGGCAGGTGCGTCAGGGGCGCACCACAGAGGATACCGCCGCCGAGGTCGCCCATCTGGTCAATGTCTGATGTGTGACATCTGGTCCGAGCAGTTCATCCCTGCTCGGACAGCACCTGCACCGCCATCGCCGCCGCAGTGGCCCGATTTTCCACGGATAATTTGGCATAGATCTGCAAAAGGTGCTTTTTCACCGTGGCGACCGAATTTCCCAAAATGTCGGCTATGTCCTGATTGGACTTGCCAGCGGCAACCCAGACCAGCACCTCGGCCTCGCGCTGGGTCAGCGGAAAACGCCCGCGCAGGATCTCTTCGCGCAGGCCCGGACGGTCTTCGGTGACGCGGAACAGATATTCACCCTCGCGCACGGGGTTGAGGTAATGGAACCCGATCTCGGCCTCGCCCAAGGGCACCACCGCCGTGCTGCCCGTCTGACGGGTCAGCGACAGAAGCTGCCCCACCAGCGCATCGGTCAGCAGCAGCTGCCCGCCATGAAACAGCCCGCCCAGCAGGTCTTCGGCGCGCGGCGTGGACCACAGGATACGCCCGCCGCCATCCATCGCCAGCAAGGACCGCCCCGTCGCATCCAGCGCCGCCCGCGCCCCTTCGGCCAAACGCGCATTCAGCAGATGCACGCGGATACGGGCGATCAATTCCTCAAGCTTGATCGGTTTTGTGACATAATCGACGCCGCCTGCCGCCAATCCGGCCACCACATGTTCGGTATCTGACAATCCGGTCATGAAGATCACAGGGATATTCTCACGCCCCGGCGTCTGTTTGATAGCCCGCGTGGTGGCAAAGCCATCCAGCCCCGGCATCACCGCATCCATCAAGATCACATGCGGCGCGATCTTGCCCAGAAGATCCAGCGCCGCCTGACCCGAGGTCGCCACCAGCACCGTCATTCCCTCGCGCTCCAGCGTATCGGTCAACAGCCCCAGCGTCTGCGGCGTGTCATCCACGATCAACACGATATCATCCGTCATCGCGCCCCTCCTCCATCATCATCCGCACCTGCTGCGCAAGGCGCGGCAGTTCGAACCCCTGCGCAAGCTGCAGCCACTGCGCAACCGATCCTTCAGGACAGTCCTCCAGAATATCCAACACCCCGCGCCGATGCCCGATTTCCGCCGCCGCAAGCAGCCGTTCCAGCAGATCGGCGGGCAGATCGGGCTTTGCCGGACGCTCCGCCGGTCTCGCATCATATAGCCAGTCAATCTGCAAAAGCCCGCCAATCTCCGCCAGCAGCGCATCCAGATCCACCGGCTTCGACAGGAACCCGTCCTGAAGCCCCGCCCCTTCGGCCTGACTGTCATGGGCATTGCCCGACAGCATCACCACGCGCATCTCGGGGTCCAGCGCGCGCAACCGTGCCGCCACCTCCCAACCGCTCATGCCGGGCATGGTGATATCCAGCACCGCCAGATCGGGGCGCAGCGCGGGGGCCAGCCGCAAAGCTTCGGCCCCGTTCTGCGCCACCACCACCTGAAAGCCCAAAGGCGCCAGTATCCGGCGTAACAACGCCAGATGATCGGCATCATCATCCACCAGAAGCAGGCGCTTGCGCGGCCCCTCATAGCCCAGAACCGGCCGCGCGCCCGTTGGCAGAAGGTCACCACCTGCCTCGAACATCAGCAGTTGCACCACCATCCGCGTGCCCTCGCCGGCCACACTTTCCACGCGGATATGCCCGCCCATGATCTCGACCAGCAGCTTGGTAATGGTCAGCCCCAGCCCGGTGCCGGGCACCAGATCGG
This genomic interval carries:
- a CDS encoding DNA-binding response regulator; amino-acid sequence: MTDDIVLIVDDTPQTLGLLTDTLEREGMTVLVATSGQAALDLLGKIAPHVILMDAVMPGLDGFATTRAIKQTPGRENIPVIFMTGLSDTEHVVAGLAAGGVDYVTKPIKLEELIARIRVHLLNARLAEGARAALDATGRSLLAMDGGGRILWSTPRAEDLLGGLFHGGQLLLTDALVGQLLSLTRQTGSTAVVPLGEAEIGFHYLNPVREGEYLFRVTEDRPGLREEILRGRFPLTQREAEVLVWVAAGKSNQDIADILGNSVATVKKHLLQIYAKLSVENRATAAAMAVQVLSEQG